The Candidatus Bathyarchaeia archaeon genome includes the window CTTTTCTTCAGATTGGACAATCCTTTGAAGGCTTGCTTGAGGGATTCCTTGGGCTGGGACTTGTGGTTGGTATCGCGGGCTTGGGAATAATATCCATACGGTCGGTTGCGGAGAGGAGGCAGGAGATCGGCATACTTCGCGCTCTGGGCTTCAGAAGGAGAATGGTTCTCGCTGTCTTCGTATTAGAGAACAGCTACATTTCACTTCTAGGAATACTGATCGGAATTCTCTTGGGAATTGATGTGGGCTACGCTTTCGCCGCGAGTCCGAACTCAGGCCTTACCTTTGTTGTTCCCTGGCAACAAATCTTGGAGATTGTCGGCCTAGCCTACGCGCTCTCTATGCTGGCAACGATCGGCTCAGCTCGGAGGGCCGCGAGAATACCTCCTGCTGAGGCTATTCGCTACTCAGAGTAGTTTCGGTTCTACTTTCCCCTAGTCCTCTTCGTCGTCTCACTGGCAGCTTCTTTCAATAATCTGTTGGTGCTCTCGGTGCTCCCTCCGAGCCTTAGAGTTTGTTCGTGTTGATCGGATAGTCGTTTTGTCGCCTCGATAAGGTCAGTCCGTCTTGTTTGCTCCGCATTTGCGGACAATTGGTTCATCGTCTTGGTTGCTTCTTTCAGCTGTCCAGCCGCAAGGTGCTGGTAGTATTCCTCCAGTCCTTGGTAGTATGTGAATTCTGAGACGAGGTTGTTGTTGATGCCTTCTGAGAACTGTTCGTCGTTTTTCGCGAGTTTGACCTCAACTGGGGCGCCGATATTTTTCTTTTTGTCGTCGATCGAGTCAGAGTAGGAGATTTGGATGTTGAGGAGTCGTCCGTTGAACCCGGCGGGAATCTGGACTCGGCCCCAGATCTTTGCAACTGTTTCTATCGCGTTGATAGCAACGGGTGGTCCTTTGTAATTGAGAATCTTGACATCGGGAGTTCCAAAGTCGACGGTAATGTTTCTGGCACCGACTTCGTTCACTGCGCTCTCCTGCATGAGGCTGGGGAGCTTGAGTTTCTGGGCGTCCGTGATGTTGTGGAGCATTCCGCCCGATGCGTCTGCGAGAGCTTTCAGTATTGACTGGTTGTAGTCTGCGCCGATTCCGAATTCGATCATCTGGAATCCGGTCGGCATCTTCAGCTTCGAGTATTGCTCGGGTTTGGTAACGTCAGTGGGTTCGCCGTCCGTGAGGAGTACAATCCATCCTGGGAGACGGCTCTTTTGTGCTATTTCGAACGCTGATTGCAGCGCTGCGTACAGAGCAGTCAATCCTGACGCTCTAATCTTGGGAAGAACCTCAGAGAGTTTGGTTTCAGGGTATGCTTGGACCGTGCTGGAGAAAAGGACGACCGAAACTACGTTTCCTGAGGGGATGCTCTTCACGTATTCCTGTGCGCCGTTCTTTGCCAGCTCGATTTTCTGGCCGTCCATCGATTTGCTGGTGTCGAGTACTATTATGTGGTGGAATCCCTTCGCTTCTGTCCGTCTCTCGGCAACCAGTGTAATCTTGAATATTGCATCAATCTTGGAGTCGAACGAGTATGAGTGGCTGAGTTCCGTTCTTGCCGACAGTGTCATAGTCTGACCTGCTCCATCTTGTCCCCATCGAGAACCAATACGCCTGCTGACCCTCCATGGTATTTGCTGGAAAATATCGTGATAACCTTGCCATTAAGGTCCTCTCTGAATCCGTCAACGACCTCATGACCTCGAATGATTCCTTTCAACGAGTTGTTAGCCAGAAATTTTTCCGTCACATCGCTTCCGTAGTAGTATGCTCCATCCCCTCGTACGCTCGGTATGAAGCCCTCTATCATGTCCCTAGGGTCGTTCCAGAGTAATTGGAAGGCAGTAGGGTCGTCAGGGTTCAGGTCGGGGAATGGTAGATCTGCGATCTGAGACACGGTGTCAAGAGTTGTGGCTATTCCACCGTGAAGACAGAGATAGTTGTTCACGACTACGGCGTATGGCATGGCTTGGAAGAACTCTTTGAAACCATCATAGCTGGCCTCTCCTAACTTCTCTGTAACCTCTTCAAGAAAGCCGTAGTAGGGGTTCGTCAAGGGACTCTCATGATTTCCCCGCAACATGATGACCTTGCCCGGGTCCTCGAGAAACTTTGAGGCGATAAGTCCCAGGTTTTCGACACCGGTCTCTCCCCTGTCAACATAGTCGCCCAGGAAGACGACCAGGTCAGCATCGCCGTAGAACTTGTCGAATACGGTTTGTGTAACATCGATTGCTGTATGCGTGTCTCCGACGAAGATGACTCTGTTTACATCTCTGGGCTCAAGGAGTGGTTTTCCCATCTTCTCCTTCGCCTCGTTGATGAGCTGGGGAGTGTCCAGGGCTTCAATCATTCACTGGTGAGCCTCACGATAGTGCCGGTACCGAACTTTACTATGCTGTTCGGTTTAACCTCGACGCTATCATGGACTTGCTGGAAGTCCTTTCCGTTGTAGAGGTATGTGCCGTTCTTGCTGTTCAGATCCTTCAGCATTAGTTTGGACCCATCTATGGTGAGTTCTGCATGTTTTCTTGAGACTTCTTGGTCAGGGATGACGACTACGTTCTCTGGGCTTCGTCCGATGCTGACAACGGGGAAGTCATCGAACTCGATTGGCACCTTTGACTTGATTAGGGACTGTGCGGGAGTGTTCACGAAAACCATGTAGTATCGTCCCTGACCGACTCTCGGCGTGGCGGTCGATTGGGTAAAGGAGGCGAAGGGGGTAGGGGTTGGCTGGAAGGGGGTGATTTCAGGTTCTGGTAGCGGCGGCTCTGAATTTTTCTCACTCGTATCGAAGGAAAATATTGGCGGTTCTGGCGGTGTTTCTTCCACATCAGTCTTCTC containing:
- a CDS encoding VWA domain-containing protein; its protein translation is MTLSARTELSHSYSFDSKIDAIFKITLVAERRTEAKGFHHIIVLDTSKSMDGQKIELAKNGAQEYVKSIPSGNVVSVVLFSSTVQAYPETKLSEVLPKIRASGLTALYAALQSAFEIAQKSRLPGWIVLLTDGEPTDVTKPEQYSKLKMPTGFQMIEFGIGADYNQSILKALADASGGMLHNITDAQKLKLPSLMQESAVNEVGARNITVDFGTPDVKILNYKGPPVAINAIETVAKIWGRVQIPAGFNGRLLNIQISYSDSIDDKKKNIGAPVEVKLAKNDEQFSEGINNNLVSEFTYYQGLEEYYQHLAAGQLKEATKTMNQLSANAEQTRRTDLIEATKRLSDQHEQTLRLGGSTESTNRLLKEAASETTKRTRGK
- a CDS encoding metallophosphoesterase, with translation MGKPLLEPRDVNRVIFVGDTHTAIDVTQTVFDKFYGDADLVVFLGDYVDRGETGVENLGLIASKFLEDPGKVIMLRGNHESPLTNPYYGFLEEVTEKLGEASYDGFKEFFQAMPYAVVVNNYLCLHGGIATTLDTVSQIADLPFPDLNPDDPTAFQLLWNDPRDMIEGFIPSVRGDGAYYYGSDVTEKFLANNSLKGIIRGHEVVDGFREDLNGKVITIFSSKYHGGSAGVLVLDGDKMEQVRL
- a CDS encoding FHA domain-containing protein, which produces MKRPSIKRKAKQKDPDLDAESVETLIWTCSACGADNPDSKQSCISCGGARAGDTATPKAAESLEERGPEEPEEPEPLEAPEAEKTDVEETPPEPPIFSFDTSEKNSEPPLPEPEITPFQPTPTPFASFTQSTATPRVGQGRYYMVFVNTPAQSLIKSKVPIEFDDFPVVSIGRSPENVVVIPDQEVSRKHAELTIDGSKLMLKDLNSKNGTYLYNGKDFQQVHDSVEVKPNSIVKFGTGTIVRLTSE